The following proteins are encoded in a genomic region of Vicinamibacterales bacterium:
- a CDS encoding NADH-quinone oxidoreductase subunit M, with the protein MLTLLIALPLVSGILLAAVPNRDGAKDQAVRWTALAASLLPFVVSLAVWASFDASPEAPAFQFAERHAWIPTFGIEYSLGLDGISLMLVVLTTFLTPIALLTSWESIHERVKEFSVFMLLLEAAMIGVFVSLDLFLFYVFWDFMLIPMYFLIGIWGYDQRLYASIKFLLYTMAGSVLMLIAIIGIAWLHQQATGQYSFDLLRLYELRVPEHLQYWFFLAFAVAFAIKVPLFPFHTWLPDAHVQAPTPGSVILAGVLLKMGGYGLVRFAIPLFPEAALGFAPLLATLSVVAIVYGALVAMVQPDMKKLVAYSSVSHMGFVVLGIAAMNVQGIQGATYQMLAHGISTGGLFAVVGMLSDRRHTRLISEFGGLKAVMPRLTAAFLLITLASVGLPGMNGFVGEFLIMLGTFRWQPRFVVVAGLGVILSAVYMLWMFQRVYYGAVTNEENRHLPDLNLREWAVVGPLCAMAILMGVVPNIFLAPMEPAVARLVQRMEAREPMRVDAGWRSWFSSGTPAAGRAMTSGGK; encoded by the coding sequence ATGCTGACCCTGCTCATCGCCCTGCCGCTCGTGAGCGGGATCCTGCTGGCCGCGGTGCCCAACCGCGACGGCGCGAAGGACCAGGCCGTTCGCTGGACGGCGCTGGCAGCCTCGCTGCTGCCGTTCGTGGTGTCGCTGGCGGTCTGGGCGTCGTTCGACGCGTCGCCCGAGGCGCCGGCATTCCAGTTCGCCGAGCGGCACGCCTGGATTCCGACCTTCGGCATCGAGTACTCGCTGGGCCTGGACGGCATCAGCCTGATGCTCGTCGTGCTCACCACCTTCCTGACGCCCATCGCCCTCCTGACGTCGTGGGAGTCAATCCACGAGCGCGTGAAGGAGTTCTCGGTCTTCATGCTGCTGCTCGAAGCCGCCATGATCGGCGTCTTCGTCTCGCTGGACCTCTTCCTCTTCTACGTGTTCTGGGACTTCATGCTCATCCCGATGTATTTCCTCATCGGGATCTGGGGCTACGACCAGCGGCTGTACGCCTCGATCAAGTTCCTGCTCTACACGATGGCCGGGTCGGTGCTGATGCTCATCGCCATCATCGGCATCGCGTGGCTGCACCAGCAGGCCACCGGGCAGTACTCGTTCGACCTGCTGCGGCTCTACGAGCTCAGGGTGCCGGAGCACCTCCAGTACTGGTTCTTCCTCGCCTTCGCGGTCGCCTTCGCCATCAAGGTGCCGCTCTTCCCCTTCCACACCTGGCTGCCGGACGCGCACGTCCAGGCGCCCACGCCGGGCTCCGTGATCCTGGCCGGCGTGCTGCTGAAGATGGGCGGCTACGGCCTCGTGCGCTTCGCGATTCCGCTGTTCCCCGAGGCGGCGCTGGGCTTCGCGCCGCTCCTGGCGACGCTGTCGGTCGTGGCCATCGTCTACGGGGCGCTCGTGGCGATGGTGCAGCCCGACATGAAGAAGCTCGTGGCCTACTCGTCGGTCAGCCACATGGGTTTCGTCGTGCTCGGCATCGCCGCCATGAACGTGCAGGGCATCCAGGGCGCCACCTACCAGATGCTCGCGCACGGCATCAGCACCGGCGGGCTCTTCGCCGTGGTCGGGATGCTCTCGGACCGCCGCCATACGCGTCTCATCTCGGAGTTCGGGGGCCTCAAGGCCGTCATGCCCCGGCTGACCGCGGCGTTCCTGCTCATCACGCTCGCCTCCGTCGGGCTGCCCGGCATGAACGGATTCGTCGGCGAGTTCCTCATCATGCTGGGCACGTTCCGCTGGCAACCCCGCTTCGTCGTCGTCGCCGGCCTGGGCGTGATCCTCTCGGCGGTGTACATGCTCTGGATGTTCCAGCGTGTCTACTACGGCGCCGTGACCAACGAGGAGAACCGGCACCTGCCCGACCTGAACCTGAGGGAATGGGCGGTCGTCGGCCCGTTGTGCGCGATGGCCATCCTGATGGGCGTCGTGCCCAACATCTTCCTGGCGCCGATGGAACCGGCCGTGGCGCGGCTGGTGCAGCGCATGGAGGCGCGCGAGCCCATGCGGGTCGACGCTGGCTGGCGCTCGTGGTTCTCGTCCGGGACGCCGGCGGCCGGGCGCGCCATGACGAGCGGGGGCAAGTAG
- the nuoL gene encoding NADH-quinone oxidoreductase subunit L has product MLALIPLLPFLGFLVNASAGRRLSKALAGGLASAVMVASFAVSVLQVMALAGLPEDRREIAQTLFTWIRSGDFALDLTFRLDPLSAVMILVITGIGSLIHIYSTAYMHEETDSEFARYFSYLNLFVFFMLLLVLGSNFLVMFVGWEGVGLCSYLLIGYYYVKKSAGDASKKAFIVNRVGDYAFVLGTLLAFVTFGSLDFQIVAAKATPMAPEAAFGTLSLITLLLFVGATGKSAQIPLYTWLPDAMEGPTPVSALIHAATMVTAGVYMIGRNAVLFSHAPLTLDVIAVVGVATALFAGTIGLVQNDIKRVLAYSTVSQLGYMFLAMGVGAFGAGIFHLYTHAFFKACLFLGSGAVIHALHGEQDIRHMGGLKKHLPITYWTFLVASLAIAGVPLLAGFFSKDEILFETFNHGHGLLWTVGAITSLLTATYMFRLVFLTFHGERREAPAGHGHDAHGHAAPSGHHDHGGHVHDAPPAMALALIVLAVGSVFAGYVGVPHALGGHNSLAEWLRPSFAATASALAECNVPVAMPGAPAGMTLAECKPGDAVPAVASMSQTAAELALPAAAQAGEAAESAQAGEEHGEGDETALEFTLMGVSSLIALVGIGLAAFLWLKNPSIPASLAAQFPGLHRLLLNKYYVDELYDAAIIHPIQTASTQGLWKVVDARVIDGAVNAAGYVVAGASAVLRLFQTGSVRSYAASTFVGVVLILGYYLWR; this is encoded by the coding sequence GTGCTCGCGCTGATTCCGCTCCTCCCGTTCCTCGGCTTCCTGGTCAACGCCAGCGCCGGCCGGCGTCTGTCGAAGGCGCTCGCCGGCGGTCTGGCGTCGGCCGTGATGGTCGCGTCGTTCGCCGTGTCCGTGCTCCAGGTGATGGCGCTCGCCGGCCTCCCGGAGGACCGTCGCGAGATCGCGCAGACGCTCTTCACGTGGATCCGGTCTGGCGACTTCGCGCTCGATCTCACGTTCAGGCTCGACCCGCTCTCCGCCGTGATGATCCTGGTCATCACCGGGATCGGCTCGCTGATCCACATCTACTCCACGGCCTACATGCACGAGGAGACCGACAGCGAGTTCGCCCGGTACTTCTCGTACCTGAACCTGTTCGTGTTCTTCATGCTCCTCCTGGTGCTGGGCTCGAACTTCCTGGTCATGTTCGTGGGCTGGGAGGGCGTCGGCCTCTGCTCCTACCTCCTCATCGGCTACTACTACGTGAAGAAGTCCGCGGGGGACGCGAGCAAGAAGGCCTTCATCGTGAACCGCGTCGGCGACTACGCCTTCGTGCTGGGCACGCTGCTGGCGTTCGTCACCTTCGGGTCGCTCGACTTCCAGATCGTCGCGGCGAAGGCCACGCCGATGGCGCCGGAGGCGGCCTTCGGCACGCTGAGCCTCATCACGCTCCTCCTGTTCGTGGGCGCGACCGGCAAGTCGGCGCAGATTCCGCTCTACACCTGGCTGCCGGACGCCATGGAGGGCCCGACGCCCGTGTCCGCGCTCATCCACGCGGCCACGATGGTGACGGCCGGCGTCTACATGATCGGCCGGAACGCCGTGCTCTTCTCGCACGCGCCCCTCACGCTGGATGTCATCGCCGTGGTCGGCGTGGCGACGGCCCTCTTCGCCGGCACGATCGGGCTGGTCCAGAACGACATCAAGCGCGTGCTCGCCTACTCGACCGTCTCCCAGCTCGGCTACATGTTCCTGGCGATGGGCGTCGGCGCGTTCGGCGCCGGCATCTTCCATCTCTACACGCACGCCTTCTTCAAGGCCTGCCTCTTCCTCGGCTCGGGCGCGGTGATCCACGCCCTGCACGGCGAGCAGGACATCCGGCACATGGGCGGCCTCAAGAAGCACTTGCCCATCACCTACTGGACGTTCCTCGTCGCGTCGCTGGCCATCGCCGGCGTGCCGCTCCTGGCGGGCTTCTTCTCGAAGGACGAGATCCTCTTCGAGACCTTCAACCACGGACACGGTCTCCTGTGGACGGTGGGGGCCATCACGTCGCTGCTGACGGCCACCTACATGTTCCGCCTCGTGTTCCTGACGTTCCACGGCGAGCGCCGCGAGGCGCCGGCCGGTCATGGCCACGACGCGCACGGACACGCGGCGCCAAGTGGCCATCATGATCATGGCGGCCACGTGCACGACGCGCCGCCGGCGATGGCGCTCGCGCTCATCGTCCTGGCCGTGGGTTCGGTGTTCGCCGGCTACGTGGGCGTGCCGCACGCGCTCGGCGGCCACAACTCGCTCGCCGAGTGGCTGCGCCCGTCGTTCGCCGCCACGGCCAGCGCCTTGGCCGAGTGCAACGTGCCCGTGGCCATGCCGGGCGCACCGGCCGGCATGACGCTGGCGGAGTGCAAGCCGGGCGACGCGGTGCCCGCGGTGGCCTCCATGAGCCAGACTGCGGCCGAACTGGCCCTGCCGGCGGCGGCGCAGGCGGGTGAGGCGGCGGAGTCCGCGCAGGCGGGCGAAGAGCACGGAGAGGGCGACGAGACGGCGCTCGAGTTCACGTTGATGGGGGTGTCGTCCCTCATCGCGCTGGTCGGCATCGGCCTCGCGGCGTTCCTCTGGCTGAAGAACCCGTCCATCCCGGCGTCGCTCGCCGCGCAGTTCCCGGGCCTCCACCGGCTGCTGCTGAACAAGTACTACGTGGACGAACTCTACGACGCGGCCATCATCCACCCCATCCAGACGGCATCGACGCAGGGCCTCTGGAAGGTGGTCGACGCACGCGTGATCGATGGCGCCGTCAACGCCGCCGGCTACGTCGTGGCCGGGGCCAGCGCCGTGCTCCGGCTGTTCCAGACCGGATCGGTGCGCAGCTACGCCGCCTCCACCTTCGTGGGCGTCGTGCTGATTCTGGGGTACTACCTGTGGAGATGA
- the nuoK gene encoding NADH-quinone oxidoreductase subunit NuoK — MVPITHYLVLSGILFAIGTAGVFLRRNVITLLLSVEVMLNAVNLSFVAFGRQFGTVDGQIITFFVMTVAAAEAAVGLAIVIALFRHRESLSPEAFTNLKW, encoded by the coding sequence GTGGTCCCCATCACCCACTACCTCGTGCTGTCGGGCATCCTGTTCGCCATCGGCACGGCCGGGGTCTTCCTGCGCCGGAACGTCATCACCCTGCTCCTGTCGGTGGAGGTGATGCTCAACGCCGTGAACCTCTCGTTCGTCGCCTTCGGCCGGCAGTTCGGCACCGTCGACGGGCAGATCATCACGTTTTTCGTGATGACCGTGGCGGCGGCCGAGGCCGCCGTCGGCCTGGCCATCGTCATCGCGCTCTTCCGCCACCGGGAGTCCCTGAGTCCCGAGGCGTTCACGAACCTCAAGTGGTGA
- a CDS encoding NADH-quinone oxidoreductase subunit J gives MAFDLVLFYLFAAITVGGSLLVVGQRNPVYSVMAIVGAFCGLSGLYVLLEAPFVAVVQIIIYAGAILVLFLFTVMLLNASREDGAEWDRTHPYYRPGPTRVGGVLAVLLLGQLVWAVTRLGSGVGLAEQQPAASSVRLLGRVLFTDYMFAFEVTSILIIAAMVGAVVLAGKRGN, from the coding sequence TTGGCCTTTGATCTGGTGCTCTTCTACCTGTTCGCCGCCATCACGGTGGGCGGGTCGCTGCTGGTCGTGGGCCAGCGCAACCCCGTCTACAGCGTGATGGCGATCGTCGGGGCGTTCTGCGGCCTCTCGGGCCTGTACGTGCTCCTCGAGGCGCCGTTCGTCGCCGTCGTGCAGATCATCATCTACGCCGGCGCCATCCTGGTCCTGTTCCTGTTCACGGTGATGCTGCTCAACGCCTCGCGTGAGGACGGCGCGGAGTGGGACCGTACGCACCCCTACTACCGGCCCGGTCCGACACGGGTCGGCGGCGTGCTGGCCGTGCTGCTCCTCGGACAGCTGGTCTGGGCCGTCACCCGCCTCGGGAGCGGCGTGGGCCTGGCCGAACAGCAGCCCGCCGCCTCGAGTGTCAGGCTGCTGGGCCGCGTGCTCTTCACCGACTACATGTTCGCCTTCGAAGTGACCTCCATCCTGATCATCGCCGCGATGGTGGGCGCCGTCGTCCTGGCGGGGAAGCGGGGGAACTGA
- the nuoH gene encoding NADH-quinone oxidoreductase subunit NuoH, translating to MLDFVTSLFRPPNNWWVAYAVLVGAIFMALQISAAVMVYFERKVSAWMQQRYGPWLVGPAGTLQPIADIVKLFFKEELQPKSADRILFSLAPIISVATCFIAFAPVPFGATTTLFGWLDEPIALQIADLNVGVLVVFAVASVGVYGIVIAGWASNSKYSLLGGLRSSAQMISYELAYGMALATVIVLAGSMSFREIVDAQAGYFSYLALPSIPLPSFIPRWNVFAMFPFGLIAFLLFFTAGVAETNRAPFDFPEAEQELVAGYHTEYSSMRFAMFFMAEYINMVTVSAVAVNLFLGGWHGPFLPPEYGWVWFLLKTAVLLFVYLWLRWTLPRVRYDQLMSLGWKVLLPVATLNLLAVAAGVIAFGL from the coding sequence ATGCTCGACTTCGTCACGTCGCTCTTTCGTCCGCCCAACAACTGGTGGGTCGCCTACGCCGTGCTCGTCGGCGCGATTTTCATGGCGCTGCAGATCTCGGCCGCCGTGATGGTCTACTTCGAGCGCAAGGTGTCCGCCTGGATGCAGCAGCGCTACGGCCCGTGGCTCGTGGGGCCGGCCGGCACGCTGCAGCCCATCGCCGACATCGTGAAGCTTTTCTTCAAGGAAGAGCTGCAGCCCAAGTCCGCGGACCGGATCCTGTTCTCCCTGGCGCCGATCATCTCGGTCGCCACCTGCTTCATCGCCTTCGCGCCCGTGCCGTTCGGCGCGACGACCACGCTGTTCGGCTGGCTCGACGAACCGATCGCCCTGCAGATCGCCGACCTGAACGTCGGCGTCCTGGTGGTGTTCGCCGTGGCGTCGGTGGGCGTCTACGGCATCGTCATCGCCGGCTGGGCGAGCAACTCGAAGTACTCGCTCCTGGGCGGTCTCAGGAGCTCGGCCCAGATGATCAGCTACGAGCTGGCCTACGGCATGGCCCTGGCCACCGTGATCGTGCTGGCCGGATCGATGTCGTTCCGCGAGATCGTGGACGCCCAGGCCGGGTACTTCAGCTACCTCGCGCTGCCCAGCATCCCGCTCCCGTCGTTCATCCCGCGGTGGAACGTGTTCGCGATGTTCCCGTTCGGCCTCATCGCCTTCCTGCTCTTCTTCACCGCGGGCGTCGCCGAGACCAACCGCGCGCCGTTCGACTTCCCCGAGGCCGAGCAGGAGCTCGTGGCCGGGTACCACACCGAGTACAGCTCCATGCGCTTCGCCATGTTCTTCATGGCGGAGTACATCAACATGGTCACGGTGTCGGCCGTGGCCGTGAACCTCTTCCTCGGCGGCTGGCACGGCCCGTTCCTGCCGCCTGAGTACGGCTGGGTGTGGTTCCTGCTGAAGACCGCCGTCCTCCTGTTCGTCTATCTGTGGCTGCGGTGGACGTTGCCGCGCGTGCGCTACGACCAGCTGATGTCGCTCGGGTGGAAGGTGCTGCTGCCGGTGGCCACGCTGAACCTGCTCGCCGTCGCCGCGGGGGTGATCGCCTTTGGCCTTTGA
- the nuoF gene encoding NADH-quinone oxidoreductase subunit NuoF, translated as MSFHPAMPYGSERWHRSERKTLPEGPDFAFTAERRAEYERLAAQYPPEHRRSSVLYALYLAQEQQGYISANAARHVAEVVGITTADVEDVVSYYVMFHRTPVGTYVLQVCTTLSCALAGAERVIERLEESLGVKCGGTDPSGMFTIQQMECLGACDKAPVMMVNNEHWHECVTPEQVPGLLDGMRANGLKALSGCHLDVEHRTDAAGKTTVPARPAAATDYEPVLTKYAYTPGGNTLEHYLAHQQGYDGLKKALAMAPEQVIETVKASGLRGRGGAGFPTGLKWQFVDKKSPKPKYIVCNADESEPGTFKDHLLMERNPHLLVEGCLIGCYAIGAKTAYIYIRGEFYHLFPALQKAIDDARAAGYVGTNILGTGFDCEVYLHRGAGAYEAGEETALLDSLEGKRAQPRFKPPFPAVAGLWGCPTAVNNVETLCNAPLILTRGAEWFAALGPEKNGGPKLFCISGQVKRPGVYEAPMKVTLRELIDTYAGGMRDGHAMKAVIPGGSSVPILLPDQLDIPASFDDVQKAGSLLGSAAIMVLDDTVDMVWLAENLLHFYRHESCGKCTPCREGTDWLYRLLRRMLDGEGTSKDVALLQSVASQINGKTLCAFGDAAATPVLTTLKLFKSEFEVYAKGDRPAPADYRASQPAGAHH; from the coding sequence ATGAGTTTCCATCCCGCGATGCCGTACGGCTCCGAGCGGTGGCATCGCTCGGAGCGCAAGACGCTGCCCGAGGGGCCCGACTTCGCCTTCACGGCCGAGCGCCGGGCGGAGTACGAGCGCCTGGCCGCGCAGTACCCGCCGGAGCACCGGCGCTCGTCGGTGCTCTACGCGCTCTACCTCGCCCAGGAGCAGCAGGGGTACATCAGCGCGAACGCGGCCCGGCACGTCGCCGAGGTGGTCGGCATCACGACGGCCGACGTCGAGGACGTCGTCAGCTACTACGTCATGTTCCACCGGACGCCCGTCGGCACCTACGTCCTGCAGGTGTGCACGACGCTGTCGTGCGCGCTGGCCGGGGCGGAACGCGTGATCGAGCGGCTCGAGGAGTCGCTCGGCGTGAAGTGCGGCGGCACCGACCCGTCGGGCATGTTCACCATCCAGCAGATGGAGTGCCTGGGCGCCTGCGACAAGGCGCCCGTGATGATGGTGAACAACGAGCACTGGCACGAGTGCGTGACGCCGGAGCAGGTGCCGGGGCTCCTGGACGGCATGCGCGCCAACGGCCTGAAGGCGCTCTCGGGCTGCCATCTGGACGTCGAGCACCGCACCGACGCGGCGGGGAAGACGACGGTGCCGGCGCGGCCGGCGGCCGCCACCGACTACGAGCCGGTCCTCACGAAATACGCCTACACGCCCGGCGGCAACACGCTCGAGCACTACCTGGCGCACCAGCAGGGGTACGACGGCCTGAAGAAGGCGCTCGCGATGGCGCCCGAGCAGGTGATCGAGACCGTGAAGGCGTCGGGCCTGCGCGGCCGCGGCGGCGCCGGGTTCCCGACGGGCCTCAAGTGGCAGTTCGTGGACAAGAAGTCGCCCAAGCCGAAGTACATCGTCTGCAATGCCGACGAGAGCGAGCCGGGTACCTTCAAGGACCACCTGCTGATGGAGCGCAACCCCCACCTGCTGGTGGAGGGCTGCCTCATCGGCTGCTACGCCATCGGCGCGAAGACCGCCTACATCTACATCCGCGGCGAGTTCTACCACCTGTTCCCGGCGCTGCAGAAGGCGATCGACGACGCCCGTGCCGCCGGCTACGTCGGCACGAACATCCTCGGTACCGGCTTCGACTGCGAGGTGTACCTGCACCGGGGCGCCGGCGCTTACGAGGCCGGCGAAGAGACGGCGCTCCTCGACTCGCTCGAGGGCAAGCGGGCGCAGCCCCGCTTCAAGCCGCCGTTCCCGGCCGTGGCCGGCCTCTGGGGCTGCCCGACCGCCGTCAACAACGTCGAGACGCTGTGCAACGCGCCCCTCATCCTGACGCGGGGCGCGGAGTGGTTCGCGGCGCTGGGGCCCGAGAAGAACGGCGGGCCGAAGCTGTTCTGCATCAGCGGCCAGGTGAAGCGTCCGGGCGTCTACGAGGCGCCGATGAAGGTGACGCTGCGCGAGCTGATCGACACCTACGCGGGCGGCATGCGCGATGGCCACGCGATGAAAGCCGTCATCCCCGGCGGGTCGTCGGTCCCCATCCTGCTGCCCGACCAGCTCGACATCCCGGCCAGCTTCGACGACGTGCAGAAGGCCGGCTCGCTCCTCGGCTCGGCCGCGATCATGGTGCTCGATGACACCGTGGACATGGTCTGGCTGGCCGAGAACCTCCTGCACTTCTACCGGCACGAGTCCTGCGGCAAGTGCACGCCCTGCCGGGAGGGCACCGACTGGCTGTACCGCCTGCTGCGCCGGATGCTCGACGGCGAGGGCACGTCCAAGGACGTCGCGCTGCTCCAGAGCGTCGCGAGCCAGATCAACGGCAAGACCCTGTGCGCCTTCGGCGACGCCGCGGCCACGCCCGTGCTGACGACGCTCAAGCTGTTCAAGTCCGAATTCGAGGTCTACGCGAAGGGCGACCGCCCCGCGCCGGCCGACTACCGCGCCAGCCAGCCCGCCGGCGCGCACCACTAG
- the nuoD gene encoding NADH dehydrogenase (quinone) subunit D, with amino-acid sequence MAEVRTETMTVNMGPQHPSTHGVLRLVLELDGETVVSVSPTIGFLHTGIEKTAEQKKWQQVVPLVERMDYLGAQSNSLAYCLSVEKLLGMDVPQRVKDIRVLIAELQRISSHLVWFGTHGMEIGAITAMLYAFREREILMNLNEMLAGFRFFPSYIRVGGLRDDLPRGFKEAVAAFLDRFVPTSGSGKLDEYETLITKNPIWLDRTRGVGTISLADCHQWGLFGPIARAAGSDYDVRRAFPYCGYETYAFDVIGASNGDVYDRYLTRVAEMRESVKICRQALERIDPVGEYQTADRKVAPPPKDEVYTEMEALIQHFLIYSQGFNVPAGEAYVPVEGPRGEHGCYVVSDGTNRPWRVHMRSPGLMASQALHKFVVGGMIADVVAVIGSLDVVMGDVDR; translated from the coding sequence ATGGCTGAAGTACGCACCGAGACCATGACCGTCAACATGGGGCCCCAGCACCCCAGCACGCACGGCGTGCTGCGGCTCGTGCTGGAGCTCGACGGCGAGACGGTCGTCTCGGTGTCGCCGACCATCGGCTTCCTGCACACGGGCATCGAGAAGACCGCCGAGCAGAAGAAGTGGCAGCAGGTGGTCCCGCTCGTCGAGCGGATGGACTACCTGGGCGCCCAGTCGAACAGCCTGGCGTACTGCCTGTCGGTGGAGAAGCTGCTCGGCATGGACGTGCCGCAGCGGGTCAAGGACATCCGCGTGCTCATCGCGGAGCTCCAGCGCATCAGCAGCCACCTCGTGTGGTTCGGCACGCACGGCATGGAGATCGGCGCGATCACGGCGATGCTCTACGCCTTCCGTGAGCGCGAGATCCTGATGAACCTGAACGAGATGCTCGCCGGGTTCCGCTTCTTCCCGAGCTACATCCGGGTGGGCGGCCTGCGCGACGATCTCCCGCGCGGATTCAAGGAGGCGGTGGCCGCCTTCCTCGACCGCTTCGTCCCGACCAGTGGCTCGGGCAAGCTGGACGAGTACGAGACGCTCATCACGAAGAACCCGATCTGGCTGGACCGGACGCGCGGCGTCGGCACGATCAGCCTGGCCGACTGCCATCAGTGGGGGCTGTTCGGCCCGATCGCGCGCGCCGCCGGCAGCGACTACGACGTCCGCCGCGCCTTCCCGTACTGCGGCTACGAGACCTACGCGTTCGACGTCATCGGCGCCTCCAACGGCGACGTCTACGACCGCTACCTGACGCGCGTCGCCGAGATGCGGGAGAGCGTCAAGATCTGCCGCCAGGCGCTCGAGCGCATCGACCCGGTGGGCGAGTACCAGACGGCCGACCGCAAGGTCGCGCCGCCCCCCAAGGACGAGGTCTATACGGAGATGGAAGCGCTCATCCAGCACTTCCTGATCTACTCGCAGGGGTTCAACGTGCCTGCCGGTGAGGCCTACGTGCCCGTCGAGGGCCCGCGCGGCGAGCACGGGTGCTACGTCGTGTCCGACGGCACGAACCGTCCCTGGCGCGTGCACATGCGCTCGCCAGGCCTCATGGCCAGCCAGGCCCTGCACAAGTTCGTCGTGGGCGGGATGATCGCCGACGTCGTGGCCGTCATCGGCTCGCTCGACGTCGTCATGGGAGACGTGGATCGATGA
- a CDS encoding SIS domain-containing protein, with translation MAGGEAARRALVVETLLATARLHASLAEGPAVDAIEQAADALVSVLGGGGRVLAFGNGGSAADAQHFVAELVGRFERDRRGWPAMALTTDPSVVTAVANDFGFESVFARQVTALGRAGDLALGITTSGESPNVVRGLEAAKAAGLRTIALTGKDGGAAGRVAEVHVHVPSPVTARVQEAHMTVLHLLCAAVDRDLEG, from the coding sequence ATGGCCGGAGGCGAAGCGGCGCGCCGTGCGCTGGTGGTCGAGACGCTGCTGGCAACCGCGCGGCTGCACGCGTCGCTGGCGGAGGGACCCGCGGTGGACGCGATCGAGCAGGCGGCCGACGCCCTCGTGAGCGTGCTGGGCGGCGGGGGGCGGGTGCTGGCGTTCGGCAACGGCGGCAGCGCCGCCGACGCGCAGCACTTCGTGGCGGAACTGGTGGGACGGTTCGAGCGGGACCGGCGCGGATGGCCGGCCATGGCGCTCACCACCGACCCGAGCGTCGTGACGGCGGTGGCGAACGACTTCGGGTTCGAGTCGGTGTTCGCGCGGCAGGTGACGGCGCTGGGAAGGGCCGGCGACCTGGCGCTCGGCATCACGACGAGCGGCGAATCGCCGAACGTCGTGCGGGGATTGGAGGCGGCGAAGGCCGCGGGGCTGCGGACGATCGCGCTCACGGGGAAGGACGGCGGCGCGGCGGGCCGCGTCGCCGAGGTGCACGTGCACGTCCCGTCGCCGGTGACGGCGCGGGTGCAGGAGGCGCACATGACGGTGCTCCACCTGCTCTGCGCCGCGGTCGATCGGGATTTGGAAGGCTGA
- a CDS encoding NADH-quinone oxidoreductase subunit C, whose product MDAQSIIDLLAPLVPDAVLAPCPAADGDVTPTLWVSAAHVVPVGLALRDTPGLEFQSFSNVTAVDFGDRRTPRFDLVYHVVSTHRRARVRFKAQLGVDEPIASMTAVWEGAGWCEREVYDLFGIVFEGHADLRRLMMADDWVGYPLRKDYPVQVRKDAQTYMPLQVTAEEFRANMERDRLSRTRPT is encoded by the coding sequence ATGGATGCCCAGTCGATCATCGACCTGCTCGCGCCCCTCGTGCCCGACGCCGTGCTGGCGCCCTGCCCGGCGGCCGACGGCGACGTGACGCCGACCCTCTGGGTCTCGGCCGCCCACGTCGTGCCCGTCGGCCTCGCGCTGCGCGACACGCCCGGCCTCGAGTTCCAGTCGTTCTCGAACGTCACCGCCGTGGACTTCGGCGACCGGCGCACGCCGCGCTTCGACCTCGTCTACCACGTCGTCTCCACGCACCGCCGCGCGCGCGTCCGCTTCAAGGCGCAGCTCGGCGTGGACGAGCCGATCGCGTCGATGACGGCCGTCTGGGAAGGGGCGGGCTGGTGCGAGCGCGAGGTCTACGATCTCTTCGGCATCGTGTTCGAGGGGCACGCGGACCTGCGGCGGCTGATGATGGCCGACGACTGGGTCGGGTACCCGCTGAGGAAGGACTACCCGGTCCAGGTGAGGAAGGACGCCCAGACCTACATGCCGCTGCAGGTCACGGCGGAGGAGTTCAGGGCGAACATGGAGCGCGACCGCCTGTCGCGGACGCGCCCCACGTAG
- a CDS encoding NADH-quinone oxidoreductase subunit B family protein: MGLEAELPDIPVLTTTVEKVVQWSRRSAIWPVTFGLACCAIEMMAMSCGRYDIARFGAEVFRGSPRQSDLMIIAGRLSRKMAPALRRIYDQMPEPKWVISMGACASCGGVFDNYSIVQGSDQVVPVDVFIPGCPPRPESVIYGIVQLQKKIDATKLSATA; the protein is encoded by the coding sequence ATGGGACTCGAAGCTGAACTCCCCGACATCCCGGTCCTGACCACCACCGTCGAGAAGGTGGTGCAGTGGAGCCGGCGCTCCGCCATCTGGCCGGTCACGTTCGGCCTGGCGTGCTGCGCGATCGAGATGATGGCCATGAGCTGCGGCCGTTACGACATCGCGCGCTTCGGCGCGGAGGTGTTCCGGGGATCGCCCCGCCAGTCGGACCTGATGATCATCGCCGGCCGGCTGTCCCGGAAGATGGCCCCGGCGCTGCGCCGCATCTACGACCAGATGCCCGAGCCCAAGTGGGTGATTTCGATGGGGGCCTGCGCCTCCTGTGGCGGCGTCTTCGACAACTACTCGATCGTCCAGGGCTCCGATCAGGTGGTGCCCGTCGACGTGTTCATCCCGGGCTGCCCGCCGCGGCCTGAATCCGTGATCTACGGCATCGTGCAGCTCCAGAAGAAGATCGACGCCACGAAGCTGTCGGCGACGGCATAG